One window of Dechloromonas sp. ZY10 genomic DNA carries:
- a CDS encoding L-dopachrome tautomerase-related protein: MITDQQPTLRTPCRLLAAVLLGAAQLAWAASPAIGTLEEVATLPIRPGNVTATRSGRIFATVHPLDLPAGLQLIEIGGPSAYRPWPDASLQSPPHSQSDERLDTPLGIAQDQAGRLWVTDMGLNLGKTRIWGFDIASGKLLHKIELPAAVAPPGAFVQDLAVDAEKGWIYLADIAPPGLLAVEIATGKARRFDGHAALQAEPGAAMRVDGQATRFGGQPASVGVNPLTLSRDGETIYFGAMNGTHWYSVPSQLLREGTPAQIAAEIRSVGRKPVSDGAATDDAGNHFFTNLNDHGIDRLDPQGQLSPLIRDPRLHWPDNVQFGPDSWLYIAVNQLHLTPAFTGGADLGQPPYRIMRVWTGTPGNQRSLR; this comes from the coding sequence ATGATTACAGACCAACAACCCACTCTGCGCACGCCTTGCCGCCTGCTCGCCGCCGTCCTGCTGGGCGCGGCGCAGCTAGCCTGGGCAGCATCACCCGCCATCGGCACCCTCGAAGAAGTTGCCACCCTTCCCATCCGCCCCGGCAATGTCACCGCGACCCGTAGCGGCCGCATTTTTGCCACCGTGCATCCACTCGATCTGCCCGCCGGCCTGCAGTTGATCGAAATAGGCGGTCCCTCTGCCTACCGCCCATGGCCCGACGCCAGCCTGCAGAGTCCACCACACAGCCAGAGTGACGAGCGCCTCGACACCCCGCTTGGCATCGCCCAGGATCAAGCTGGCCGCCTGTGGGTTACCGACATGGGCCTCAATCTCGGCAAAACTCGGATCTGGGGCTTTGACATTGCCAGCGGCAAGCTGCTGCACAAGATTGAACTGCCTGCCGCAGTCGCCCCGCCAGGAGCTTTCGTCCAGGATCTCGCGGTCGACGCCGAAAAAGGCTGGATTTACCTGGCCGACATCGCACCGCCGGGGCTGCTCGCGGTCGAGATTGCGACCGGCAAGGCACGCCGCTTCGACGGACACGCCGCACTGCAAGCCGAACCTGGGGCGGCGATGCGGGTGGATGGACAAGCCACCCGGTTCGGCGGCCAGCCGGCCAGCGTCGGAGTCAATCCGCTCACCCTGTCACGCGATGGGGAGACGATCTATTTCGGCGCCATGAACGGAACCCACTGGTACAGCGTGCCCAGCCAACTGCTGCGCGAGGGCACACCGGCACAAATCGCCGCCGAAATCCGCAGCGTTGGTCGCAAACCGGTATCCGACGGTGCCGCTACCGACGATGCCGGCAACCATTTTTTCACCAACCTCAACGACCACGGAATCGACCGGCTCGATCCGCAGGGCCAACTCAGCCCGCTGATCCGCGACCCCCGCCTGCACTGGCCGGACAACGTGCAATTTGGTCCTGACTCCTGGCTCTATATCGCCGTCAACCAGTTGCACCTGACCCCGGCCTTTACCGGCGGCGCGGATCTCGGCCAGCCGCCATACCGGATCATGCGGGTATGGACCGGTACGCCGGGCAACCAGCGTTCACTGCGCTAA
- the nfsB gene encoding oxygen-insensitive NAD(P)H nitroreductase, whose protein sequence is MNIVEHAKSRHTTKAFAPESKIPAGTFAQFCTLLRHSPSSVNSQPWHFVVASTDASKARIAQATETGYAYNAAKIRNASHVIVFCARTSFDANHLADLLAQEERDGRFATPEAQAGQNSARSFYVDLHRYDAKDLQHWMEKQVYLALGSALLGASGLGIDACPMEGFDACRLDEELGLRARGLTSVVILSLGYRSEEDFNARLPKSRLPEDKVFTML, encoded by the coding sequence ATGAATATCGTCGAGCACGCCAAGAGTCGCCATACCACCAAAGCCTTTGCTCCCGAGAGCAAGATACCTGCCGGGACTTTCGCGCAGTTTTGCACCCTGCTGCGCCACTCGCCCTCCTCGGTGAACTCCCAGCCCTGGCATTTTGTCGTGGCCAGCACCGACGCAAGCAAGGCACGCATCGCCCAAGCGACCGAAACGGGCTATGCCTATAACGCAGCCAAGATCAGGAACGCTTCGCATGTGATTGTCTTCTGCGCCCGCACCAGCTTCGACGCAAACCACCTCGCCGACCTGCTGGCCCAGGAAGAGCGCGATGGGCGCTTTGCGACACCGGAGGCCCAAGCCGGCCAGAACAGCGCCCGCAGTTTTTATGTGGACCTGCACCGCTACGATGCCAAAGACCTGCAGCACTGGATGGAGAAGCAGGTCTACCTCGCTCTCGGCAGCGCCCTGCTTGGTGCCTCGGGGCTTGGCATCGACGCCTGCCCGATGGAGGGCTTCGACGCCTGCCGCCTTGACGAGGAACTCGGCCTGCGCGCCCGAGGCCTGACCAGTGTTGTCATCCTCTCGCTCGGCTACCGCAGCGAGGAGGACTTCAACGCCAGACTGCCCAAGTCCCGCCTGCCGGAGGACAAGGTCTTCACCATGCTCTGA
- a CDS encoding LysR family transcriptional regulator, protein MRMLRDMEVFVLAADTGSLSAAARRLDMSPAAASLAVKRLEDEVAAALFLRTTRSLRLTAAGQVFLEPCRQALQLLVDGRDAALSDPAAMCGVLQLSVPSDLGRNILLDWLDEFQLLHPKIQLRLQLSDRPTDIYRQHVDLALRYGALPDSSLVALPVAAGNRRILCAAPSYLARAGTPAEPQALVEHNCLCFTLADSVHDRWQFSRGGKLVSVQVKGDRVADDGDAVRRWALAGHGIACKSALDVAADLQSGRLLRLCPEWQAEASPLHLVCAERRQISPLVQALRHFLGERCASRLAGLALD, encoded by the coding sequence ATGCGTATGTTGCGGGACATGGAAGTATTCGTTCTGGCTGCCGATACCGGTAGCCTGTCGGCGGCTGCCCGTCGTCTCGATATGAGTCCGGCGGCAGCCAGCCTGGCGGTCAAGCGCCTTGAGGATGAAGTCGCGGCTGCTTTGTTCTTGCGCACCACTCGCAGCCTGCGCCTGACCGCAGCTGGGCAGGTATTTCTTGAGCCTTGCCGGCAGGCTTTGCAACTCTTGGTCGATGGCCGCGATGCGGCGTTGTCGGATCCCGCAGCGATGTGCGGAGTGCTGCAGTTGTCGGTTCCTTCCGACCTTGGGCGCAACATCCTGCTCGACTGGCTCGACGAGTTTCAGTTGCTGCATCCGAAAATTCAGTTGCGTTTGCAGTTATCCGACCGTCCGACCGACATCTATCGGCAGCATGTCGATCTGGCCTTGCGCTACGGCGCCCTGCCCGATTCCAGCTTGGTTGCCCTGCCGGTCGCAGCCGGCAATCGGCGCATTCTCTGTGCGGCACCATCCTATCTGGCACGAGCCGGAACACCGGCGGAGCCGCAAGCGCTGGTCGAGCATAACTGCCTCTGTTTTACCCTGGCCGACAGCGTGCATGATCGCTGGCAGTTCTCCCGTGGCGGGAAACTGGTCTCCGTTCAGGTCAAGGGCGACCGGGTGGCCGACGACGGTGATGCGGTGCGGCGTTGGGCCTTGGCGGGGCATGGCATTGCCTGCAAGTCGGCGCTGGATGTGGCGGCCGATTTGCAATCCGGGCGTTTGCTGCGCTTGTGTCCGGAGTGGCAGGCTGAGGCCTCGCCCTTGCATCTGGTGTGTGCCGAGCGGCGGCAGATCAGCCCGCTGGTGCAGGCCTTGCGGCATTTCCTCGGAGAACGCTGCGCTTCCCGACTGGCCGGGCTGGCGCTGGATTAA